One Stenotrophomonas maltophilia DNA window includes the following coding sequences:
- a CDS encoding GspE/PulE family protein, producing MEHRLPVGTPGEAGGVPLPWGRLQFEQIAAALIADGLVAEQDRERMRFSAQGARNASEVHPLVLLSNLKLAANGGGELTLERLTEWLAQRTGSRYLRIDPTRVDVAAVTALVSHAYARRHRFLPLAVDAERVLVATSEPLVQEWRRDLQHLTRRRIELAVVNPLDLHRYTMEFYGVTRSVRGARGDVRGEANTTLPSFEQLVELGRTGDVNADDQHIVHIVDWLLQYAYEQRASDIHLEPRREMGRMRFRIDGVLHKVFEVPPAVMTAVVSRIKVLGRMDLAERRRPQDGRIKTRSPGGREVEMRLSTMPTAFGEKCVMRIFDPDAAFKSIDQLGFSPQEAAGWNALVERPHGIVLVTGPTGSGKTTTLYSTLKRLATPDVNVCTVEDPIEMIAPEFNQMQVQTNIDLDFASGVRTLLRQDPDIIMIGEIRDLETAQMAVQASLTGHLVLSTLHTNDAPSAVTRLLDLGVPHYLLVSTLNGILAQRLVRTLCPHCKQPHSLGAADWAVLADSHAAYPDAATPCRPVGCLECRRTGFLGRIGLYELLPLGSRLRGQIRADMDLAGFSRAARAEGLRTLRQAGLEKVAQGLTTIEEVLSVLPPPDEPSPVPDP from the coding sequence ATGGAACATCGGCTGCCGGTGGGCACGCCCGGCGAGGCTGGCGGCGTACCGCTGCCGTGGGGCCGCCTGCAGTTCGAACAGATTGCCGCGGCCCTGATCGCCGATGGCCTGGTGGCCGAGCAGGACCGCGAGCGCATGCGCTTTTCCGCGCAGGGCGCACGCAACGCCAGTGAAGTGCACCCGCTGGTGCTGCTGTCCAACCTCAAGCTGGCCGCCAACGGCGGTGGCGAACTGACCCTGGAGCGCCTCACCGAGTGGCTGGCGCAGCGCACCGGCAGCCGCTACCTGCGCATCGACCCGACCCGGGTCGACGTCGCCGCGGTCACCGCGCTGGTCTCCCATGCCTACGCGCGCCGCCACCGTTTCCTGCCGTTGGCGGTGGATGCCGAGCGCGTGCTGGTGGCCACCAGCGAGCCACTGGTGCAGGAATGGCGCCGCGACCTGCAGCACCTGACCCGCCGCCGCATCGAGCTGGCGGTGGTCAACCCGCTGGACCTGCACCGCTACACCATGGAGTTCTACGGGGTGACCCGTTCGGTGCGCGGCGCCCGTGGCGACGTGCGTGGCGAAGCCAATACCACCCTGCCCAGCTTCGAGCAGCTGGTGGAGCTGGGCCGCACCGGCGACGTCAATGCCGACGACCAGCACATCGTGCATATCGTCGACTGGCTGCTGCAGTACGCCTACGAGCAGCGCGCCTCGGACATCCACCTGGAGCCGCGCCGCGAGATGGGACGCATGCGCTTCCGCATCGACGGCGTGCTGCACAAGGTGTTCGAGGTGCCGCCAGCGGTGATGACCGCCGTGGTCAGCCGCATCAAGGTGCTCGGCCGCATGGACCTGGCCGAGCGCCGGCGCCCGCAGGATGGCCGCATCAAGACCCGTTCGCCGGGCGGCCGCGAGGTCGAGATGCGCCTGTCGACCATGCCCACCGCCTTCGGCGAGAAGTGCGTGATGCGCATCTTCGACCCCGATGCTGCCTTCAAGAGCATCGACCAGCTCGGTTTCAGCCCGCAGGAAGCGGCCGGCTGGAATGCGCTGGTCGAGCGCCCGCACGGCATCGTGCTGGTGACCGGCCCGACCGGCTCGGGCAAGACCACCACCCTGTATTCGACGCTGAAGCGGCTGGCCACGCCGGACGTGAACGTGTGCACGGTGGAAGACCCGATCGAGATGATCGCACCCGAGTTCAACCAGATGCAGGTGCAGACCAACATCGACCTGGACTTCGCCAGCGGCGTGCGCACCCTGCTGCGGCAGGACCCGGACATCATCATGATCGGCGAGATCCGCGACCTGGAGACCGCGCAGATGGCGGTGCAGGCCTCGCTGACCGGCCACCTGGTGCTGTCCACCCTGCACACCAACGACGCGCCGTCGGCGGTCACCCGCCTGCTCGACCTGGGCGTGCCGCACTACCTGCTGGTCAGCACCCTCAACGGCATCCTTGCCCAGCGCCTGGTGCGCACACTGTGCCCGCACTGCAAGCAGCCACACAGCCTCGGCGCCGCCGACTGGGCGGTGCTGGCTGATAGCCATGCTGCATATCCAGATGCCGCCACGCCCTGTCGGCCGGTCGGTTGCCTGGAGTGCCGGCGCACCGGATTCCTTGGCCGCATCGGCCTGTATGAGTTGCTGCCATTGGGCTCGCGGCTGCGCGGGCAGATCCGCGCCGACATGGATCTGGCCGGTTTCAGTCGGGCTGCGCGGGCTGAAGGCCTGCGAACCCTGCGCCAGGCCGGGCTTGAAAAGGTGGCGCAGGGGCTGACTACAATCGAGGAAGTCCTGTCAGTCCTGCCGCCCCCGGATGAACCCAGCCCCGTTCCTGATCCTTGA
- a CDS encoding glutamine amidotransferase, which produces MNPAPFLILETGRPVPSLRRYGRFPHWIRVAAGLEEHETVVVDVEHGGALPDPHAFAGVLVTGSAAFVTDHAEWSERSAAWLRQTVHDDLPVFGICYGHQLLAHALGGEVAYNPAGRESGTIELELQPQAAQDPLFQGLPQHFAAHATHLQTVLRAPDGAEVLARSPLDGCHAFRWGRQAWGVQFHPEFATHHMRGYVRARADCIGRHGGCARSIERAVSAAPLARQLLRRFVRQARLSSAQPVAKQG; this is translated from the coding sequence ATGAACCCAGCCCCGTTCCTGATCCTTGAAACCGGCCGCCCGGTACCGTCACTGCGTCGCTACGGGCGCTTTCCGCACTGGATTCGCGTCGCCGCCGGGCTGGAAGAGCACGAGACGGTGGTGGTCGATGTCGAACACGGTGGCGCCCTGCCCGACCCACATGCCTTCGCTGGCGTGCTGGTGACCGGCTCGGCCGCCTTCGTCACCGACCACGCCGAGTGGAGCGAGCGCAGCGCCGCATGGCTGCGCCAGACCGTCCACGACGACCTGCCCGTGTTCGGCATCTGCTACGGCCACCAGCTGCTGGCGCACGCGCTGGGTGGCGAGGTGGCCTACAACCCGGCTGGCCGTGAGTCCGGCACGATCGAGCTGGAACTGCAGCCGCAGGCCGCGCAGGACCCGCTGTTCCAGGGCCTGCCGCAGCATTTCGCCGCCCATGCCACCCACCTGCAGACCGTGCTGCGCGCACCCGACGGCGCCGAAGTGCTGGCACGCTCGCCGCTGGACGGCTGCCATGCCTTCCGCTGGGGCCGCCAGGCGTGGGGCGTGCAGTTCCATCCGGAATTCGCCACCCACCACATGCGCGGCTACGTGCGCGCCCGCGCCGACTGCATCGGCCGCCACGGCGGCTGCGCCCGCAGCATCGAGCGCGCGGTCAGCGCCGCACCGCTGGCCCGCCAGCTGTTGCGCCGCTTCGTCCGCCAGGCGCGGCTGTCTTCAGCCCAGCCGGTGGCAAAACAGGGATAA
- a CDS encoding BPSS1780 family membrane protein: MKEIRKLPASAGAQWLLDTFSLYRRAPLQLARIGLTWLLVSWVVTLLSTLIPGAAGMAVQLMTLAISPIMFGGMLYAVGEIDEGRPGLASHLLQPIRDHRVSHLLVPLAIQVLAVLLLGALLFMMIGREGFTAFSEVMTKMEEISRSGQQIKPDDAAALVANLPAKRIALWMLLVFLSAVALSLAMFTQPALVVFDKQSGMHALRLSLQGCIENIGAMIVFAALGLIAAFCMYILFVIVIQIAMLIGGPLAAAFIAQLVLTTVLMPLYVGAVYAAWKQMFVHRGSRAAPPIPTTPTSSDVFHA; this comes from the coding sequence ATGAAAGAGATTCGCAAGCTGCCGGCCTCGGCGGGCGCCCAGTGGTTGCTGGATACGTTCTCGCTGTACCGGCGCGCGCCGCTGCAGCTGGCCCGGATCGGCCTGACCTGGCTGCTGGTGAGCTGGGTGGTGACCCTGCTGTCGACCTTGATTCCCGGCGCCGCCGGCATGGCCGTGCAGCTGATGACCCTGGCCATTTCGCCGATCATGTTCGGCGGCATGTTGTACGCCGTGGGCGAGATCGACGAAGGCCGCCCGGGGCTGGCCTCGCACCTGCTGCAGCCCATCCGCGACCATCGCGTCAGCCACCTGCTGGTGCCGCTGGCGATCCAGGTGCTGGCGGTCCTGCTGCTGGGCGCGCTGCTGTTCATGATGATCGGCCGCGAGGGCTTCACCGCCTTCAGCGAGGTCATGACCAAGATGGAAGAGATCAGCCGCAGTGGCCAGCAGATCAAGCCGGATGATGCGGCCGCGCTGGTGGCCAACCTGCCGGCCAAGCGCATCGCACTGTGGATGCTGCTGGTGTTCCTGAGCGCGGTTGCGCTGTCGCTGGCGATGTTCACCCAGCCGGCGCTGGTGGTATTCGACAAGCAGAGCGGCATGCACGCGCTGCGCCTGAGCCTGCAGGGCTGCATCGAGAACATCGGCGCGATGATCGTGTTCGCAGCGCTCGGCCTGATCGCCGCGTTCTGCATGTACATCCTGTTCGTGATCGTGATCCAGATCGCGATGCTGATCGGCGGCCCGCTGGCCGCCGCCTTCATCGCCCAGCTGGTACTGACCACGGTGCTGATGCCGCTGTACGTCGGCGCGGTCTACGCCGCGTGGAAGCAGATGTTCGTGCACCGCGGCAGCCGCGCCGCACCGCCGATTCCGACCACGCCGACCTCGAGCGACGTGTTCCACGCCTGA
- the tatC gene encoding twin-arginine translocase subunit TatC, producing the protein MSEQDFGESSLVEHLVELRGRLVRALLGLGVVLLALLPFTQKLYNALAEPLVSQLPNGQTMIATNPAGAFFAPLKLTFFVALFVAVPWLLYQLWAFVAPGLYAREKRLAVPLLVSSVLLFYTGCAFAYFLVLPAVFHFLTTFSPDVIAITPDANAYLDFVLAIFFAFGGSFELPVAMVILVLLGWVTPQQFKEGRGYAIVGIFVLAAVLTPPDVVSQLMLAIPMCLLYELGIHAARWLVPSSAVKKPAA; encoded by the coding sequence ATGAGTGAACAGGATTTCGGCGAAAGCTCGCTGGTTGAACATCTGGTGGAACTGCGCGGCCGTCTGGTGCGCGCATTGCTGGGCTTGGGCGTGGTGCTGCTGGCGCTGCTGCCGTTTACCCAGAAGCTGTACAACGCACTGGCCGAACCGCTGGTCTCGCAGCTGCCGAACGGGCAGACGATGATCGCCACCAACCCGGCCGGCGCCTTCTTCGCCCCGCTGAAGCTGACCTTCTTCGTCGCCCTGTTCGTGGCGGTGCCGTGGCTGCTGTACCAGTTGTGGGCGTTTGTTGCCCCGGGCCTGTACGCGCGTGAGAAACGCCTGGCCGTACCGCTGCTGGTGTCGTCGGTGCTGCTGTTCTACACCGGTTGTGCCTTTGCCTACTTCCTGGTGCTGCCGGCGGTATTCCACTTCCTGACCACCTTCAGCCCGGACGTGATCGCGATCACCCCGGATGCGAATGCCTACCTGGATTTCGTGCTGGCGATCTTCTTCGCCTTCGGCGGCAGCTTCGAACTGCCGGTGGCGATGGTGATCCTGGTGCTGCTGGGCTGGGTGACGCCGCAGCAGTTCAAGGAAGGCCGCGGTTACGCGATCGTCGGCATCTTCGTGCTGGCCGCCGTGCTCACCCCACCGGACGTGGTCTCGCAGCTGATGCTGGCGATCCCGATGTGCCTGCTCTACGAGCTGGGCATCCACGCCGCGCGCTGGCTGGTGCCATCGTCTGCAGTAAAGAAACCCGCTGCCTGA
- the tatB gene encoding Sec-independent protein translocase protein TatB — protein sequence MFDIGFSELLVIAVVALVVLGPERLPKAARFAGLWVRRARNQWDSVKQELERELQAEEIKRQMQDVRQGMQDTENQLRASGEAIRREAQEAQQQGDTLAQEVRAPAPADLPPHMSAAPDVDAPAQESVAPEPTPATPPEAGAPPPQSSPERQP from the coding sequence GTGTTTGATATCGGCTTCAGCGAACTGCTGGTGATCGCGGTGGTCGCCCTGGTGGTGCTCGGTCCCGAGCGCCTGCCCAAGGCGGCCCGCTTCGCCGGCCTGTGGGTGCGTCGTGCCCGCAATCAATGGGATTCGGTGAAACAGGAACTGGAACGCGAACTGCAGGCCGAGGAGATCAAGCGGCAGATGCAGGACGTTCGCCAGGGCATGCAGGACACCGAGAACCAGCTGCGCGCCAGCGGTGAAGCGATCCGTCGCGAAGCGCAGGAGGCCCAGCAGCAGGGCGATACGCTGGCGCAGGAGGTTCGCGCACCGGCGCCTGCGGATCTGCCGCCGCATATGAGCGCCGCGCCCGACGTCGATGCGCCGGCACAGGAGAGCGTTGCTCCCGAGCCGACGCCGGCGACACCCCCTGAAGCCGGTGCGCCGCCGCCGCAGAGCAGCCCGGAGCGCCAGCCATGA
- the tatA gene encoding Sec-independent protein translocase subunit TatA produces the protein MGSFSIWHWLIVLAVVLLVFGTKRLTSGAKDLGSAVKEFKKGMRDDDKPSAQLGDESRSQDASRTAQDEHDRNAR, from the coding sequence ATGGGCAGTTTCAGCATCTGGCATTGGTTGATTGTCCTGGCCGTGGTTCTGTTGGTGTTCGGCACCAAGCGGCTGACCAGTGGCGCCAAGGATCTCGGCTCGGCGGTGAAGGAATTCAAGAAGGGCATGCGCGACGATGACAAGCCGTCGGCGCAGCTGGGCGATGAGTCGCGCAGCCAGGACGCCTCTCGCACCGCGCAGGACGAGCACGACCGCAACGCGCGCTGA
- a CDS encoding lipid-binding SYLF domain-containing protein, translating into MRRPIQALLIAASLLSSQAMAGPQEDQRARNAVRVLAEIQEIPEQGIPDKLLDEGRAVIVIPDTIKAGLVIGGRRGHGLMSVRMPNGAWSNPVFVKLTGGSIGFQAGVQSSDVVLVFRNDRSLDNLVNGKFTLGADAGVAAGPVGRNAAAATDGQLKAEIWSWSRARGLFAGVALDGAVLQIDDAANLDAYGSNTTPRMIFEGRAVGSPSMDVVAFRDRLEEATYAARNNRNGNGNGGSAPRPAPAPAAAPAPVQAAPAAPAEATTAPLQNVPQNPPPQQQGFQPVNDGEIRTETLGGN; encoded by the coding sequence ATGCGTCGCCCGATCCAAGCCCTGCTGATCGCCGCCAGCCTGCTGTCCAGCCAGGCCATGGCCGGACCGCAGGAAGACCAGCGTGCGCGCAATGCCGTGCGCGTGCTGGCTGAAATCCAGGAAATCCCTGAACAGGGAATTCCAGACAAATTGCTCGACGAAGGCCGCGCGGTCATCGTCATTCCCGACACGATCAAGGCCGGCCTGGTCATTGGCGGTCGTCGTGGCCATGGCCTGATGTCGGTGCGCATGCCCAATGGCGCCTGGTCCAATCCGGTGTTCGTGAAGCTCACCGGCGGCAGCATCGGCTTCCAGGCCGGTGTGCAGTCCTCCGATGTGGTGCTGGTGTTCCGCAACGACCGGAGCCTGGACAACCTGGTCAACGGCAAGTTCACGCTGGGCGCCGATGCCGGTGTCGCCGCCGGCCCGGTCGGCCGCAATGCTGCCGCTGCCACCGACGGCCAGCTGAAGGCCGAGATATGGTCCTGGTCGCGCGCCCGCGGCCTGTTCGCCGGTGTCGCGCTGGATGGCGCGGTGCTGCAGATCGACGATGCCGCCAATCTGGACGCCTACGGCAGCAACACCACCCCGCGCATGATCTTCGAAGGTCGCGCCGTCGGTTCGCCGTCGATGGACGTGGTCGCCTTCCGCGATCGCCTGGAAGAAGCCACCTATGCCGCGCGCAACAACCGCAACGGCAACGGCAACGGTGGCAGCGCACCGCGTCCGGCCCCGGCCCCGGCGGCAGCTCCTGCGCCTGTTCAGGCAGCGCCGGCGGCCCCGGCCGAAGCCACCACTGCGCCGCTGCAGAACGTGCCGCAGAATCCGCCGCCGCAGCAGCAGGGCTTCCAGCCGGTCAACGACGGCGAAATCCGCACCGAGACGCTGGGCGGGAACTGA
- the hemH gene encoding ferrochelatase, giving the protein MLDAPDTAVLAVNLGTPETPTAPAVRRYLAEFLSDPRVVAIPALLWQPLLRGLILPLRSSRSAAKYAQVWLPEGSPLMVHTRQLAQAMQALLPTLKVRHAMRYGEPALASELDRLAADGARRIVVLPLYPQYSTTTTASVEDRVDAWQRRNPGVTVSLVRDYSVDPGWVDAVAGSIRRYWEQHGRGQKLMFSFHGIPQRLADAGDPYPQRCEASAQAIAKALELGRDEWQMGYQSRFGRERWLQPYAEPGLWALAESGVKQIDVVCPGFATDCLETLEEVAMGFTETLAERGATMRYIPCLNAEPEHARALARLAVASLA; this is encoded by the coding sequence ATGCTCGACGCACCCGATACCGCCGTGCTGGCGGTCAACCTAGGCACGCCCGAGACGCCGACGGCCCCCGCCGTACGCCGTTACCTGGCTGAATTCCTGTCCGACCCCCGCGTGGTCGCGATCCCGGCACTGCTGTGGCAGCCGCTGCTGCGCGGGCTGATCCTGCCGCTGCGCAGCAGCCGTTCGGCGGCCAAGTACGCCCAGGTCTGGCTGCCGGAGGGCTCTCCGCTGATGGTGCATACGCGCCAGCTGGCGCAGGCCATGCAAGCGCTGTTGCCGACCCTGAAGGTTCGCCATGCAATGCGCTATGGCGAGCCGGCGCTGGCCAGCGAGCTCGACCGCCTGGCGGCCGACGGTGCGCGCCGCATCGTGGTACTGCCGCTGTACCCGCAGTACTCGACCACCACCACCGCCTCGGTCGAAGATCGCGTCGATGCCTGGCAGCGCCGCAATCCGGGCGTGACCGTCAGCCTGGTGCGCGACTATTCGGTCGATCCGGGCTGGGTCGACGCCGTTGCCGGCTCGATCCGCCGCTACTGGGAACAGCACGGTCGCGGCCAGAAACTGATGTTCTCCTTCCATGGCATCCCGCAGCGCCTGGCCGATGCAGGCGATCCGTATCCGCAGCGCTGCGAGGCCAGTGCGCAGGCCATCGCCAAGGCACTGGAACTGGGCAGGGACGAGTGGCAGATGGGTTACCAGTCGCGTTTCGGCCGCGAGCGCTGGCTGCAGCCCTATGCCGAACCCGGCCTGTGGGCGCTGGCCGAATCCGGCGTGAAGCAGATCGATGTGGTGTGCCCCGGCTTCGCCACCGATTGCCTGGAGACGCTGGAAGAGGTCGCCATGGGCTTCACCGAAACGCTGGCCGAGCGCGGCGCGACGATGCGCTACATCCCCTGCCTCAACGCCGAACCGGAGCACGCGCGTGCGCTTGCGCGGCTGGCCGTGGCCTCGCTGGCATGA
- a CDS encoding alpha/beta fold hydrolase, with product MSLQPFELEVGGARVAGLRNHGDGPRVLALHGWLDNAASFVPLAPHLSSLQLVAIDLPGHGHSAHLPAGASYTTAAAICHVLDVADALGWDRFSLLGHSMGAGIASLTASVSDRVERLVAIEALGGLRGPEEETANRLREHVNATRGLARKQLRVFPDLAAPIRARMMTNQLSERCARLLVERGVEPVEGGYRWCSDPRLMLPTAIRLSEGQIDNLLQAIACPTQVIYATPAQSYYPEPMRSDRLQHLRDGRLAVFAGNHHLHMEEPEQIAGVILHFFNNDNAG from the coding sequence ATGAGCCTTCAACCGTTTGAACTGGAGGTCGGTGGCGCGCGCGTCGCCGGCCTGCGCAACCACGGCGACGGCCCGCGCGTGCTGGCCCTGCATGGCTGGCTCGACAACGCCGCAAGCTTCGTGCCGCTGGCGCCGCATCTGTCATCGCTGCAATTGGTGGCGATCGATTTGCCTGGCCATGGCCACAGCGCACATCTGCCGGCGGGTGCCAGCTACACCACGGCCGCCGCGATCTGCCACGTACTCGATGTGGCCGATGCACTGGGTTGGGACCGTTTCAGCCTGCTCGGCCATTCGATGGGCGCCGGCATCGCCAGCCTCACCGCCTCGGTCAGCGACCGTGTGGAACGGCTGGTGGCGATCGAAGCACTCGGCGGCCTGCGCGGTCCCGAGGAAGAGACCGCCAACCGCCTGCGCGAGCATGTGAATGCCACGCGTGGGCTGGCACGCAAGCAGTTGCGCGTGTTCCCCGACCTCGCTGCGCCGATCCGTGCGCGGATGATGACCAACCAGCTCAGCGAACGCTGCGCACGGCTGCTGGTCGAGCGCGGCGTGGAGCCGGTCGAAGGCGGCTACCGCTGGTGCAGCGACCCGCGCCTGATGCTGCCCACTGCGATCCGCCTCAGCGAAGGCCAGATCGACAACCTGCTGCAGGCCATCGCCTGCCCGACGCAGGTGATCTATGCCACGCCGGCGCAGTCGTACTATCCCGAGCCGATGCGCAGTGATCGCCTGCAGCATCTGCGCGATGGCCGTCTGGCGGTGTTTGCCGGCAACCATCACCTGCACATGGAAGAGCCGGAACAGATCGCGGGCGTGATCCTGCACTTCTTCAACAACGACAACGCCGGCTGA
- a CDS encoding methyl-accepting chemotaxis protein, protein MSVASSRPPDTARLPHLQQLARRADRRLLIGSAALAVAGLVLGLRGPHVPGAALAAAAVLPALWLAGPQAGRSIARNGLALLLSLQLALLCTIVGLSPALPIALLLGVLLSHRDRLPVWLAGGVGTLALLVPLLHGAAVGPTLLQAGLFASLTVFLGQVALRLRQQTEALGHGPRRLAALARDIATGTDLSAHADTAAYAPGSLAHALADTARHVQAQRGREAASHAENAQIRQALDVSRTAMMIADNDHVIRYVNRSVVALLRNQQATLRQAFPDFDAERLVGSSIHRFHANPDRIRAILNGLQVTHNGKVQIGPVHFAQVVTPVFDAQGVRLGFAVEWHDRTHELALENAVAGIVAAAAAGDLDQRLQATEGASFLDGLTGGINQLLDTLGSTVNDVRQMLSALANGDLDRRMHGEYHGAFAAIQRDANATAGQLARMVGRIKECAASISTAASEIAAGNGALSERSERQAAHLQETAASMEELTATVRQNAAHAREASALAASTQSAASDGNTAMQRVVDTMQAIEGASKRIGDITGVIDGIAFQTNILALNAAVEAARAGEQGRGFAVVASEVRVLAQRSAAAAQEIKKLIDEAGRQVGEGAQLVADAGQRMQGIVGGVEDVSHLMREISAASQEQSIGIEQINQTVVQMDQATQQNAALVEEATAAARELQSQAGTLTEAVSVFRQQKSHEVSQAA, encoded by the coding sequence ATGTCCGTTGCATCCTCCCGTCCCCCCGATACCGCCCGCCTGCCGCATCTGCAGCAGCTCGCCCGCCGCGCTGACCGCCGTCTGCTGATCGGCAGCGCGGCGTTGGCTGTGGCTGGCCTCGTGCTGGGCCTGCGTGGGCCCCACGTACCGGGCGCTGCGTTGGCCGCGGCCGCCGTGCTGCCCGCCCTCTGGCTGGCCGGTCCACAGGCGGGCCGCAGCATCGCCCGCAACGGCCTGGCGTTGCTGCTGTCGCTGCAGTTGGCATTGCTGTGCACGATCGTCGGCCTGTCGCCAGCGTTGCCGATCGCGTTGCTGCTGGGCGTGCTGCTCAGCCACCGCGATCGCCTGCCGGTATGGCTGGCCGGTGGTGTTGGCACCCTTGCCCTGCTGGTACCGCTGCTGCACGGCGCAGCCGTGGGACCGACGTTGCTGCAGGCCGGCCTGTTCGCCAGCCTGACCGTGTTCCTTGGCCAGGTCGCGCTGCGCCTGCGCCAGCAGACCGAGGCGCTTGGCCACGGCCCACGCCGCCTGGCGGCACTGGCGCGCGATATCGCTACGGGCACCGATCTGAGCGCACATGCGGATACCGCGGCCTATGCACCCGGTTCACTGGCCCATGCGCTGGCCGATACCGCCCGCCACGTGCAGGCTCAGCGTGGACGCGAGGCCGCGTCGCACGCCGAGAACGCGCAGATCCGCCAGGCGCTGGATGTCTCGCGCACGGCAATGATGATCGCCGACAACGACCATGTGATCCGCTACGTGAACCGCTCGGTGGTGGCACTGCTGCGCAACCAGCAGGCGACATTGCGGCAAGCGTTCCCCGATTTCGATGCCGAGCGCCTGGTCGGCAGCAGCATCCATCGCTTCCACGCCAACCCGGACCGCATCCGCGCGATTCTCAACGGTCTGCAGGTCACGCACAACGGCAAGGTGCAGATCGGCCCGGTGCACTTCGCGCAGGTGGTCACCCCGGTGTTCGACGCGCAGGGCGTGCGCCTGGGCTTCGCCGTGGAATGGCATGACCGCACCCATGAACTCGCGCTGGAGAACGCCGTGGCCGGCATCGTCGCAGCGGCAGCGGCCGGTGATCTCGACCAGCGCCTGCAGGCCACTGAAGGCGCCAGCTTCCTCGATGGCCTGACCGGTGGCATCAACCAGCTGCTCGATACGCTCGGCAGCACCGTCAACGACGTGCGGCAGATGCTCTCGGCACTGGCCAATGGCGATCTGGATCGGCGCATGCACGGCGAGTATCACGGCGCCTTCGCTGCCATCCAGCGCGATGCCAATGCCACGGCCGGGCAGCTGGCACGCATGGTCGGTCGCATCAAGGAATGTGCGGCGTCGATCAGTACCGCCGCCAGCGAGATTGCCGCCGGCAACGGCGCATTGTCCGAGCGCAGTGAGCGCCAGGCCGCACACCTGCAGGAGACCGCAGCATCGATGGAGGAACTGACCGCCACCGTGCGCCAGAACGCCGCCCATGCGCGTGAGGCCAGTGCGTTGGCGGCCTCCACGCAGAGCGCTGCCAGTGACGGCAACACGGCCATGCAGCGGGTGGTGGATACCATGCAGGCCATCGAAGGCGCCTCGAAGCGGATCGGTGACATCACCGGCGTCATCGACGGCATCGCCTTCCAGACCAATATCCTGGCGTTGAACGCAGCGGTGGAGGCGGCACGCGCCGGCGAGCAGGGCCGGGGCTTTGCTGTGGTGGCCAGCGAAGTGCGGGTACTGGCGCAGCGCTCTGCGGCAGCGGCCCAGGAGATCAAGAAGCTGATCGACGAAGCCGGCCGCCAGGTGGGCGAAGGTGCCCAGCTGGTAGCCGACGCCGGCCAGCGCATGCAGGGCATTGTTGGCGGCGTGGAGGATGTCAGCCACCTGATGCGCGAGATTTCTGCAGCGTCGCAGGAGCAGTCGATCGGTATCGAGCAGATCAACCAGACCGTCGTGCAGATGGATCAGGCCACGCAGCAGAATGCGGCGCTGGTGGAAGAAGCCACCGCGGCCGCACGTGAGCTGCAGTCGCAGGCGGGGACGCTGACTGAAGCGGTCTCGGTGTTCCGCCAGCAGAAATCGCACGAGGTCTCGCAGGCGGCCTGA